In Hippoglossus stenolepis isolate QCI-W04-F060 chromosome 13, HSTE1.2, whole genome shotgun sequence, a single genomic region encodes these proteins:
- the LOC118120423 gene encoding gastrin-releasing peptide receptor: MSLEDSFLTDPEDTRGPVFLNVSRVSVDSTEQHQYNIWLPGIVIAAVYGIIIIVGLVGNVTLMKTCLLVKSMRTVPNLFLSSLALGDLLLLVTCAPVDASRYLVDEWLFGRVGCKLIPFIQLTSVGVSVFTLTALSADRYKAIVKPLDIHRSSICLRVGVIWLLSMTLAIPEAVFSDLHAFTTSHTNETFMTCAPYPHARKLHPQIHSTASFLIFYIVPLFIISVYYCFIARSLLRSSVDIPAEGHLHLQKQIKSRKRLAKTVLVFVGLFAICWLPSHVIYLYRSFNYDQVDTSLGHFIASVCARILAFTNSCVNPFALYLMSKSFSKHFNKQLCCTSPRRLNHQSSASTNITTV; this comes from the exons ATGTCTCTGGAGGACTCATTTCTCACAGACCCCGAGGACACCAGGGGTCCAGTGTTTCTGAATGTGTCCAGAGTGTCTGTGGACTCCACGGAGCAGCACCAGTACAACATCTGGCTCCCCGGCATCGTGATCGCCGCCGTCTATGGGATCATCATCATCGTGGGTCTGGTCGGAAACGTCACTTTAATGAAGACGTGTTTGTTGGTGAAGTCAATGCGGACGGTGCCCAACTTGTTCCTGTCCAGTCTGGCTCTGggggacctgctgctgctggtgaccTGCGCCCCGGTGGACGCCAGCCGCTACCTGGTGGACGAGTGGCTCTTTGGCCGCGTTGGGTGCAAATTGATCCCGTTCATCCAGCTCACCTCGGTGGGAGTCTCCGTGTTCACCCTCACTGCTCTCTCCGCTGATCG GTACAAAGCCATCGTCAAGCCGCTGGACATCCACAGGTCCAGCATCTGTTTACGAGTGGGGGTGATTTGGCTGCTCTCTATGACTCTGGCGATTCCTGAAGCTGTCTTCTCTGACCTGCACGCCTTCACCACCAGCCACACCAATGAGACGTTCATGACCTGTGCGCCCTACCCTCACGCCAGGAAGCTGCACCCACAGATCCACTCCACCGCCTCCTTCCTCATCTTCTACATCGTCCCACTCTTCATCATATCTGTCTACTACTGCTTCATCGCTCGCAGCCTGCTCAGAAGCTCTGTGGATATCCCGGCTGAAGGACACCTTCACCTCCAGAAACAG aTCAAGTCCAGGAAGCGATTGGCCAAAACGGTGCTGGTGTTTGTTGGCTTGTTTGCCATCTGCTGGCTGCCCAGTCACGTGATCTACCTGTACCGCTCCTTCAACTACGACCAGGTGGACACGTCGCTGGGCCACTTCATTGCTAGTGTGTGTGCTCGCATCTTGGCTTTCACCAACTCCTGTGTGAACCCGTTTGCTCTTTACCTGATGAGCAAAAGCTTCAGCAAACACTTCAACAAGCAACTATGCTGCACGTCTCCCAGACGGTTGAACCACCAGAGTAGTGCAAGTACAAACATAACCACCGTATGA
- the LOC118120424 gene encoding uncharacterized protein LOC118120424, which yields MYSIRKLTCEPVLFRATDYKQLLETVKGLRDSFYKGRAMIKTVKDWAHLHESKQSKLKEELKKTHALLARETEKRRACTKAHISYLTELAQKENELKSSELKWSTKVQSLEEENRYLHEQDDLLKSRQGQLEEELKQTHQLLKGETEKRHAPTSAPVDCLTELAQKEEPQVELDNVNLSQEQAQNEEVCITTVQKVEMESKLPTEELIESKLPTEDSIERKLHTEELIESKLHPEELIESKLHPEELIESKLHPEELIESKLHPEDSIESKLHTEDRMESKLHTEDVMEEEKDRKPTRKRRRGKKGKIQGADLPLTKP from the exons ATGTACTCAATAAGAAAACTG ACTTGTGAACCAGTCCTGTTTAGGGCCACTGATTACAAACAGCTCCTGGAAACTGTGAAGGGCCTCAGAGATTCCTTCTATAAAGGCAGGGCTATGATTAAGACTGTGAAGGATTGGGCTCACTTGCatgaaagcaaacaaagcaaGCTAAAGGAGGAGCTGAAAAAAACCCATGCGCTTCTTGCAAGAGAGACTGAGAAAAGACGTGCATGCACCAAAGCCCACATCAGCTACCTGACTGAGCTTGCTCAAAAGGAGAACGAGCTGAAGAGCAGTGAGCTAAAGTGGAGCACAAAAGTGCAGTCTCTTGAGGAGGAAAATCGGTATCTCCATGAGCAGGATGACCTGCTGAAAAGCCGACAGGGCCAGCttgaggaggagctgaaacaaacacatcagcttCTCAAGGGAGAGACTGAGAAAAGGCATGCACCCACGTCGGCCCCCGTCGACTGCCTGACTGAGCTTGCTCAAAAGGAGGAGCCCCAGGTGGAGCTTGATAACGTGAACCTGAGCCAGGAGCAGGCTCAGAATGAGGAAGTGTGCATCACAACGGTGCAGAAGGTGGAGATGGAGAGCAAACTGCCCACAGAAGAGTTAATAGAGAGCAAACTGCCAACAGAAGATTCAATAGAGAGGAAACTGCACACAGAAGAGTTAATAGAGAGCAAACTGCACCCAGAAGAGTTAATAGAGAGTAAACTGCACCCAGAAGAGTTAATAGAGAGTAAACTGCACCCAGAAGAGTTAATAGAGAGCAAACTGCACCCAGAAGATTCAATAGAGAGTAAACTGCACACAGAAGATCGGATGGAGAGCAAGCTGCACACAGAGgatgtgatggaggaggagaaagacaggaagccaaccagaaaaagaagaaggggAAAGAAGGGGAAGATCCAAGGAGCAGATCTTCCCCTGACAAAGCCCTGA